Proteins encoded in a region of the Tachyglossus aculeatus isolate mTacAcu1 chromosome 11, mTacAcu1.pri, whole genome shotgun sequence genome:
- the LOC119934551 gene encoding cytochrome c oxidase subunit 5B, mitochondrial, which yields MASRLLRGAGAVVGRALGGRGPSTLPGPLPGGRGPALARTLAAGGGIPTDEEQATGLEREILMAEKKGLDPYNLLPPKGAAGTREEPNLVPSITDKRIVGCICEEDNSAVIWFWLHKGETQRCPNCGTHYKLVPQQLHH from the exons ATGGCTTCAAGGTTACTGCGCGGCGCGGGGGCCGTGGTGGGCCGGGCCCTGGGCGGCCGGGGCCCCAGCACGCTCCCGGGCCCGctcccggggggccggggcccggctcTCGCCCGCACCCTGGCGGCCGGAG GCGGCATCCCCACCGACGAGGAGCAGGccactgggctggagagagagatctTGATGGCGGAGAAGAAGGGATTG GACCCCTACAACCTGCTGCCCCCCAAGGGTGCCGCGGGCACGAGGGAGGAGCCCAACCTGGTCCCCTCCATCACGGACAAACGCATCGTGGGCTGTATCT GTGAGGAGGACAACAGTGCTGTCATCTGGTTCTGGCTGCACAAAGGAGAGACCCAGCGCTGCCCAAACTGCGGAACGCACTACAAACTGGTCCCCCAGCAGCTCCACCACTGA
- the ACTR1B gene encoding beta-centractin: MESYDIIANQPVVIDNGSGVIKAGFAGDQIPKYCFPNFVGRPKHVRVMAGALEGDLFIGPKAEEHRGLLALRHPMEHGVVRDWNDMERVWQYVYSKDQLQTFSEEHPVLLTEAPLNPSKNREKAAEVFFETFNVPALFISMQAVLSLYATGRTTGVVLDSGDGVTHAVPIYEGFAMPHSIMRVDIAGRDVSRYLRLLLRKEGADFHTSAEFEVVRTIKERACYLSLNPQKDEALETEKAQYTLPDGSTLDVGPARFRAPELLFQPDLVGEESEGLHEVLVFAIHKSDMDLRRTLFANIVLSGGSTLFKGFGDRLLSEVKKLSPKDVKIKISAPQERLYSTWIGGSILASLDTFKKMWVSKKEYEEDGARAIHRKTF; the protein is encoded by the exons ATGGAGTCCTACGACATCATCGCCAACCAGCCCGTCGTCATTGACAAC GGCTCCGGGGTGATCAAGGCTGGCTTCGCCGGGGACCAGATCCCCAAATACTGCTTCCCTAACTT CGTCGGCCGCCCAAAGCACGTGCGGGTGATGGCCGGAGCGCTGGAAGGAGATCTTTTCATCGGGCCGAAGGCTGAG GAGCACCGGGGGCTGCTGGCTCTGCGTCACCCCATGGAGCACGGCGTGGTGCGTGACTGGAACGACATGGAGCGTGTCTGGCAGTACGTCTACTCCAAGGACCAGCTGCAGAccttctcggaggag CACCCCGTGCTCCTGACGGAGGCCCCGCTGAACCCCAGCAAGAACCGAGAAAAGGCGGCGGAGGTGTTCTTTGAGACTTTCAACGTGCCGGCCCTCTTCATTTCCATGCAGGCCGTGCTCAGCCT GTATGCCACGGGCCGCACGACGGGAGTGGTCTTGGACTCGGGGGATGGGGTGACCCACGCGGTGCCCATCTACGAGGGCTTTGCCATGCCCCACTCCATCATGCGGGTGGACATCGCCGGCCGCGACGTCTCCCGCTACCTGCGGCTCCTGCTGCGGAAGGAAGGGGCCGACTTCCACACCTCGGCCGAGTTTGAGGTCGTCCGGACCATCAAGGAG AGAGCCTGCTACCTGTCCCTCAACCCTCAGAAGGACGAAGCCCTGGAGACGGAGAAAGCACAGTATACCTTGCCCGATGGCAGCACCCTCGAC GTTGGGCCGGCGAGGTTCCGGGCACCGGAGTTGCTGTTCCAGCCGGACCTGGTCGGGGAGGAGAGCGAGGGGCTGCACGAGGTGCTCGTCTTCGCCATCCACAAGTCCGACATGGACCTGCGCCGCACGCTGTTTGCCAACATCGTCCTCTCGGGTGGCTCGACGCTCTTCAAAG GCTTTGGGGATCGGTTACTGAGTGAAGTGAAGAAACTGTCTCCGAAGGATGTCAAAATTAAG ATCTCGGCCCCTCAGGAACGACTGTACTCCACGTGGATCGG AGGCTCCATTCTGGCCTCCCTGGACACCTTTAAGAAGATGTGGGTGTCTAAGAAGGAGTATGAGGAGGATGGGGCCAGGGCCATCCATCGCAAGACCTTCTAG